A region from the Halobellus litoreus genome encodes:
- a CDS encoding CHY zinc finger protein has product MDDDPARRRRDVDDPPSTGDDESRGRRTTHAPAVDDRFAVPLRGVAVDAETRCAHWDDDVDIVALRFGCCEKFSPCHACHVETADHDPEPWARERFDEPAVLCGVCGTTLSARTYLNGEDACPSCGAAFNPGCRRHRDRYFERW; this is encoded by the coding sequence ATGGACGACGATCCTGCTCGTAGACGGCGAGACGTGGACGATCCCCCGTCGACAGGCGACGACGAGAGTCGAGGCCGTCGGACGACACACGCCCCCGCCGTCGACGACCGATTTGCGGTTCCGCTCCGCGGCGTCGCTGTCGACGCCGAGACGCGGTGTGCACACTGGGACGACGACGTCGACATCGTGGCGCTCAGATTCGGGTGCTGCGAAAAGTTCTCGCCGTGTCACGCCTGCCACGTCGAAACAGCCGATCACGACCCCGAACCGTGGGCCCGAGAGCGCTTCGACGAACCCGCGGTGCTGTGTGGCGTCTGCGGGACGACGCTGTCGGCGCGGACGTACCTGAACGGCGAGGACGCGTGTCCGAGCTGCGGCGCAGCGTTCAATCCGGGGTGTCGTCGCCACCGGGACCGGTACTTCGAAAGGTGGTGA
- a CDS encoding DUF5658 family protein gives MLSDFDSSVEILEAHTRLWWYGAIAFFLVGDTVTTLVGLQLQTIVEASPVAAWLINAHGLVLIVPLKLAVICGFYGLYRLVPEPHNLGVPLGLCALGFLITVWNGAVIVAAVL, from the coding sequence ATGCTCTCGGATTTCGATTCGTCCGTCGAGATTCTCGAAGCACACACGCGGCTGTGGTGGTACGGTGCCATCGCGTTCTTTCTCGTCGGTGATACCGTCACCACGCTCGTCGGTCTCCAACTGCAGACGATCGTAGAGGCCAGTCCGGTCGCCGCCTGGCTCATCAACGCTCACGGTCTGGTGCTGATCGTCCCGCTCAAACTGGCCGTCATCTGTGGGTTCTACGGGCTCTATCGACTCGTTCCCGAACCACACAACCTCGGCGTCCCGCTCGGATTGTGTGCACTCGGCTTCCTCATCACGGTGTGGAACGGGGCCGTGATCGTCGCTGCAGTGTTGTGA
- a CDS encoding metal-dependent hydrolase: MFVGHEFLAFALVGWGARRVGTDDRTALILGGVAALASLLPDLDVVYAAATYAVAVGTGTPFGWEPFWGVANGVHRVVTHPLPVGVVATLVFAAAAALVRADSRSVLRSSASSPVLSVHARNALGTVVAALAAAVGIAVLLPAFWQSLDRTAATVAAAYLSAVGVAGALVGRWTSASTASLAVAAGAGFLTHPFGDVFLAVPPPMLSPVGPPLFTERVSLATDPTVEILAVLFVELAVVWFGIAVASRLGAGEFVGIDGGLSGLRDVIGVRSAAGLSYGVAVFVLPRPTITDAHWLGFTIVPLAVAVGLWAGRANGRSPPTSGSSGSLGWGRHRFGATIGTLTGLTTLTLSAVAYLVVYLLSS; the protein is encoded by the coding sequence ATGTTCGTCGGCCACGAGTTCCTCGCGTTCGCTCTCGTCGGCTGGGGGGCTCGGCGGGTCGGTACCGACGACCGTACCGCACTGATCCTCGGCGGGGTCGCAGCGCTCGCAAGCCTGCTCCCCGACCTCGACGTCGTCTACGCGGCGGCGACCTACGCGGTCGCCGTCGGTACCGGGACCCCGTTCGGGTGGGAACCGTTCTGGGGGGTCGCCAACGGCGTCCACCGGGTGGTCACGCACCCACTTCCCGTCGGTGTCGTCGCGACGCTCGTCTTCGCCGCAGCCGCTGCGCTCGTCAGGGCGGACTCACGGTCCGTTCTCCGAAGTTCGGCGTCCTCGCCCGTTCTCTCGGTCCACGCGCGAAACGCTCTCGGAACGGTGGTCGCCGCGCTCGCCGCTGCGGTCGGCATTGCGGTTCTACTCCCGGCATTCTGGCAGAGTCTCGACAGGACTGCCGCGACCGTGGCCGCCGCCTACCTCTCGGCCGTCGGTGTCGCCGGCGCTCTGGTCGGTCGCTGGACGAGCGCTTCGACCGCGTCACTGGCCGTAGCGGCAGGTGCCGGATTTCTCACGCATCCGTTCGGCGACGTCTTCCTGGCCGTTCCACCGCCGATGCTCTCACCGGTCGGTCCGCCGTTGTTCACCGAGCGAGTCAGCCTCGCGACTGATCCGACGGTCGAGATCCTCGCGGTCCTGTTCGTCGAACTCGCGGTTGTGTGGTTCGGGATCGCCGTCGCGTCACGACTCGGTGCGGGCGAGTTCGTCGGCATCGATGGCGGACTAAGTGGCCTTCGGGACGTGATCGGCGTCCGATCAGCGGCGGGTCTCTCCTATGGGGTCGCGGTCTTCGTCCTCCCGAGACCGACGATCACCGACGCCCACTGGCTCGGATTCACTATCGTGCCGTTGGCGGTCGCTGTCGGTCTCTGGGCCGGACGTGCGAACGGCCGATCTCCCCCCACGTCTGGATCCTCGGGGTCGCTGGGTTGGGGCCGACACCGTTTCGGAGCCACCATCGGGACGCTAACCGGCCTGACGACACTCACCCTTTCCGCCGTCGCGTACCTCGTGGTGTATCTCCTCTCGTCGTAG
- a CDS encoding VOC family protein, with translation MNGTAIDHVKLRIPEDGIETARSFYRDALGFGIDGMDLYEAGEKPFFSVRIAPGAVIHLQPDATGERPGTDRSGYDHVAIRVDDTIEGIESELDDAGVAIDRRLDPLGATGVAPAVYVTDPFGYRLELKAERE, from the coding sequence ATGAACGGAACGGCGATCGATCACGTCAAACTTCGAATCCCCGAGGACGGGATCGAGACCGCGCGATCGTTTTACCGCGATGCCCTCGGTTTCGGTATCGACGGGATGGACTTGTACGAGGCCGGCGAGAAACCGTTCTTCTCGGTTCGGATCGCTCCCGGAGCCGTCATCCATCTACAGCCGGACGCCACCGGCGAACGACCCGGAACCGACCGGTCCGGTTACGATCACGTCGCCATCCGCGTCGACGACACCATCGAGGGAATCGAGTCGGAACTGGACGACGCCGGCGTCGCGATCGACCGACGACTCGATCCGCTGGGAGCCACCGGAGTCGCCCCGGCGGTGTACGTCACCGACCCGTTCGGCTACCGGCTCGAACTGAAGGCCGAACGGGAGTGA
- a CDS encoding NUDIX hydrolase produces the protein MTDDTREDELRWRTADSEIDYACPGFDVRRDDVVLPDGTETDFHYVDEPPAVVVLPFTPDGDVVVIEEWRQAVGRVNRGLPAGSAERADDGLAAVARRELTEETGYEAETVERLFATEPANGLLNSVHHYFVARGCEPTGAQNLDFNESIRAETVDYDDLLEAVLDGDVRDGRTVAGVTRYELAERWR, from the coding sequence ATGACCGACGACACGCGCGAAGACGAGTTGCGGTGGCGGACGGCGGACAGCGAGATCGACTACGCCTGCCCCGGCTTCGACGTCCGCCGCGACGACGTGGTCCTCCCGGACGGCACCGAGACCGATTTTCACTACGTCGACGAACCGCCGGCGGTCGTCGTCCTCCCGTTCACGCCCGACGGCGACGTCGTGGTGATCGAGGAGTGGCGACAGGCCGTCGGGCGTGTCAACCGCGGACTGCCGGCCGGGAGCGCCGAGCGGGCGGACGACGGTCTCGCCGCGGTCGCCCGTCGGGAGCTGACCGAAGAGACGGGGTACGAGGCGGAGACTGTCGAGCGCCTGTTCGCCACCGAGCCCGCGAACGGACTGTTGAACAGCGTCCACCACTACTTCGTCGCGCGAGGGTGTGAGCCGACCGGAGCGCAGAACCTCGACTTCAACGAGAGCATCCGGGCGGAAACCGTCGACTACGACGACTTGCTCGAAGCCGTCCTCGACGGCGACGTCCGCGACGGTCGGACGGTCGCCGGCGTCACCCGGTACGAACTCGCCGAGCGGTGGCGTTGA
- a CDS encoding CPBP family intramembrane glutamic endopeptidase, which translates to MSSESDVVDGAGDSVPSSDPLVDVLRALVVALLLAVVGIGVGGLLVGAAVLVLFLAGVSVTPLLSIVISLALATGVGFGGVALGYLRYRGLGLDYVGIDVPSLRDVAFVVAGYVASFALLVLASVVISTVGAEPAPNTTAEMGMENPEILLLLIPASLLLIGPGEELLYRGVVQNRLSEALPAPVAIFLASLIFASIHFFSLSGAPQARLVSISVLVLPTLVFGTMYELTDNIVVPALIHGAYNATLFSLLYVTLQFMDAEQLQQAVLAF; encoded by the coding sequence GTGTCCTCCGAATCAGATGTCGTCGACGGGGCGGGCGATTCAGTACCGTCGTCGGATCCGCTCGTCGACGTCCTCCGCGCACTCGTCGTGGCGCTCCTCCTCGCCGTCGTCGGTATCGGCGTCGGCGGGCTCCTCGTCGGCGCGGCCGTCCTCGTACTGTTCCTCGCCGGCGTCTCCGTGACTCCGCTCTTGAGCATCGTCATCTCGCTGGCGCTCGCAACCGGGGTCGGGTTCGGCGGCGTCGCGCTGGGCTATCTCCGCTACCGCGGTCTCGGACTCGATTACGTCGGCATCGACGTCCCGTCGCTGCGCGACGTCGCCTTCGTCGTCGCGGGCTACGTCGCGTCGTTCGCGCTGCTCGTGCTCGCGTCGGTCGTCATCTCGACGGTCGGGGCCGAGCCCGCCCCCAACACCACCGCCGAGATGGGGATGGAGAACCCCGAGATCCTGCTCCTCCTGATCCCGGCGTCGCTGCTCCTGATCGGACCGGGCGAGGAACTGCTGTACCGCGGCGTGGTCCAGAACCGCCTGAGCGAGGCACTCCCCGCGCCCGTGGCCATCTTCCTCGCCAGCCTCATCTTCGCGTCGATCCACTTCTTCTCGCTGTCGGGCGCGCCGCAGGCGCGACTGGTTAGCATCTCGGTGCTCGTCCTACCGACGCTCGTGTTCGGGACGATGTACGAACTCACCGACAACATCGTCGTGCCGGCGCTGATCCACGGGGCGTACAACGCGACGCTGTTCTCGCTGCTGTACGTCACGCTTCAGTTTATGGACGCCGAACAGCTCCAGCAGGCCGTTCTCGCGTTTTGA
- a CDS encoding M48 family metallopeptidase, giving the protein MRHLGLKARMAIVGSILFAFYAVAAVVLMAMFGEGLLPLILVGSVAFVGVQYKVGKWMALRSVGAEDLPEDRYADLHRRVESLSESMGIDKPRLMIARMGVPNAFAVGRKGAGTVVVSEELLRRLDPEEVEGVLAHELAHIRNRDVVMMVLGQGVASIVAIVAQWAVLLTGDNDIADFFLAIVVGQITQMLVMLFVFAISRYREYVADGDAADAIGGGEPLARALEKISRGNERSQDSAVDSQVNALCIFGEERGLARLFATHPPMEKRIERLRG; this is encoded by the coding sequence ATGCGACACCTCGGACTGAAAGCGCGGATGGCGATCGTCGGATCGATCCTGTTCGCCTTCTACGCCGTCGCGGCCGTGGTGCTGATGGCGATGTTCGGCGAGGGACTGCTGCCGCTCATCCTCGTCGGAAGCGTCGCCTTCGTCGGCGTCCAGTACAAGGTCGGCAAGTGGATGGCGCTGCGGAGCGTCGGTGCCGAGGACCTGCCGGAGGACCGCTACGCCGACCTCCACCGGCGCGTCGAGTCGCTCTCGGAGTCGATGGGGATCGACAAGCCCCGGCTGATGATCGCGCGGATGGGTGTCCCCAACGCCTTCGCCGTCGGGCGGAAAGGCGCGGGGACGGTCGTGGTGAGCGAGGAGCTGCTCAGACGCCTGGACCCCGAGGAGGTCGAGGGCGTGCTCGCTCACGAACTCGCGCACATCCGCAACCGCGACGTGGTGATGATGGTCCTCGGGCAGGGCGTCGCCTCCATCGTCGCCATCGTCGCCCAGTGGGCCGTGCTCCTGACCGGCGACAACGACATCGCCGATTTCTTCCTCGCGATCGTCGTCGGCCAGATCACCCAGATGCTCGTGATGCTCTTCGTCTTCGCCATCTCCCGCTACCGAGAGTACGTGGCCGACGGCGACGCCGCCGACGCCATCGGCGGCGGTGAACCCCTGGCCCGCGCCCTGGAGAAGATCAGCCGCGGCAACGAGCGGAGTCAGGACTCCGCGGTCGACTCCCAGGTGAACGCGCTCTGCATCTTCGGCGAGGAGCGCGGCCTCGCGCGGCTCTTCGCGACCCACCCGCCGATGGAGAAGCGCATCGAGCGGCTCCGGGGCTGA